One segment of Bradyrhizobium sp. WD16 DNA contains the following:
- a CDS encoding ATP-binding cassette domain-containing protein, protein MKLLRSAPDAAATVDSPAILRGAEAARVGSRARGLPITIRGLRKAFGDHEVLRGVDLHIPAGQFVAIVGRSGCGKSTLLRLIAGLDAASAGSISFGEVPDAGTAKVRMMFQEPRLLPWARVLDNVEVGLGTERKRADARARAEHALHEVELSAKRDQWPALLSGGQRQRVALARALVSQPRVLAFDEPLGALDALTRITMQRLLERVWADLGFTAILVTHDVGEAVAVADRVLVLEEGRIANDIQVDLARPRNRGSATMAAFEESILNQLLGKAEAEI, encoded by the coding sequence ATGAAGCTGCTCCGTTCCGCTCCCGATGCCGCTGCCACGGTGGACAGCCCGGCAATCCTGCGCGGCGCCGAGGCGGCGCGCGTCGGGTCGCGCGCGCGCGGCCTGCCGATCACCATCCGCGGCCTGCGCAAGGCCTTCGGCGATCACGAGGTGCTGCGCGGCGTCGATCTGCACATCCCGGCGGGGCAGTTCGTCGCCATCGTCGGCCGCAGCGGATGCGGCAAGAGCACGCTGCTGCGCCTGATCGCGGGGCTCGACGCCGCGAGCGCCGGCTCGATCTCGTTCGGCGAAGTGCCGGATGCCGGCACGGCGAAGGTGCGGATGATGTTCCAGGAGCCGCGGCTGCTGCCGTGGGCGCGGGTGCTGGACAATGTCGAAGTCGGTCTCGGCACCGAGCGCAAGCGCGCCGACGCGCGCGCCCGGGCCGAACACGCCCTGCACGAGGTCGAGCTCTCGGCCAAGCGCGACCAGTGGCCGGCACTGCTGTCGGGCGGGCAGCGCCAGCGGGTCGCGCTGGCGCGGGCGCTGGTCAGCCAGCCGCGGGTGCTTGCTTTCGACGAGCCGCTCGGCGCGCTCGACGCCTTGACCCGCATCACCATGCAGCGCCTGCTGGAGCGGGTGTGGGCCGATCTCGGCTTTACCGCGATCCTGGTGACCCATGACGTCGGCGAGGCGGTGGCGGTGGCCGATCGCGTGCTGGTGCTCGAAGAGGGGCGCATCGCCAACGACATCCAGGTCGATCTGGCGCGAC
- the ssuC gene encoding aliphatic sulfonate ABC transporter permease SsuC has protein sequence MSLAESLPRVRRLRVPRVDGLTQWIVPLVILVAWQAASVAGLISTRVLPAPSDVALAGWKLLRSGELGHNVWVSFWRAIVGFAIGGGIGFAFGLANGLSQLSNRLTDTTLQMVRNVPHLALIPLVILWFGIDEAAKLFLVALGVFFPIYLNTLHGIRTVDPQLIEMGRSYGMGDAELFRRVIFPGALPSIFVGLRFALGIMWLTLIVAETIAASSGLGYMAMQAREFMLIDVVVLSILIYALLGKLADSASRVLERLTLSWHPAFQKK, from the coding sequence ATGAGTCTCGCCGAGTCGCTGCCGCGGGTGCGGCGCCTGCGGGTGCCGCGGGTCGATGGCCTGACGCAATGGATCGTGCCGCTCGTGATCCTCGTCGCCTGGCAGGCGGCGAGCGTCGCCGGGCTGATCTCGACGCGGGTGCTGCCGGCGCCGAGCGACGTCGCGCTGGCCGGCTGGAAACTGCTCAGGAGCGGCGAGCTCGGCCACAATGTCTGGGTCAGCTTCTGGCGCGCCATCGTCGGCTTCGCCATCGGCGGCGGCATCGGCTTTGCGTTCGGCCTCGCCAACGGGCTGTCGCAGCTCTCCAACCGGCTTACCGACACCACGCTGCAGATGGTGCGCAACGTGCCGCACCTCGCGCTGATTCCGCTGGTGATCCTGTGGTTCGGCATCGACGAGGCGGCGAAGCTCTTCCTGGTGGCGCTCGGCGTCTTCTTCCCGATCTACCTCAACACGCTGCATGGCATCCGCACGGTGGATCCGCAGCTCATCGAGATGGGGCGGAGCTACGGCATGGGCGATGCCGAACTGTTCCGCCGCGTCATCTTTCCGGGGGCGCTGCCCTCGATCTTCGTCGGCCTGCGCTTCGCGCTCGGCATCATGTGGCTGACCCTGATCGTGGCGGAGACCATCGCCGCATCCTCGGGGCTCGGCTACATGGCGATGCAGGCGCGCGAATTCATGCTGATCGACGTGGTGGTGCTGAGCATCCTGATCTACGCCCTGCTCGGCAAGCTCGCCGACAGCGCCTCCCGCGTGCTGGAGCGGCTGACGCTGTCCTGGCATCCCGCCTTCCAGAAGAAGTGA
- the ssuD gene encoding FMNH2-dependent alkanesulfonate monooxygenase, translating to MSTSSPSANILWFIPTHGDGRYLGTSTGGRDVNLAYMRQIAQAADELGYYGVLLPTGRSCEDSWIVASALAPATKRLRYLVAVRPGLQSPAVAARMTATLDRISDGRLLVNIVTGGDPVENKGDGIFLSHGERYEITREFLAIYRELLAGHTVNYKGKHLTVEDGKLLFAPVQEGGPPLFFGGSSDAGIDVAVQTVDKYLTWGEPPAEVAEKVARVRAAAEKAGRKLSFGIRLHVIVRETNEEAWRAADDLIRHVSDDTIAAAQKIFARMDSEGQRRMSELHGGRRDKLEISPNLWAGVGLVRGGAGTALVGDPQTVAARIKEYQALGIDTFILSGYPHLEEAYRFAELVFPLLSLSHTTIAAPSKVNTGPFGETIANDVRPVLKQAAQS from the coding sequence ATGAGCACGTCTTCTCCCAGCGCCAATATCCTCTGGTTCATCCCGACCCACGGCGACGGCCGCTATCTCGGCACTTCGACCGGGGGGCGCGATGTCAACCTCGCCTACATGCGGCAGATCGCTCAGGCCGCCGACGAACTCGGCTACTACGGCGTGCTGCTGCCGACCGGGCGCAGTTGCGAGGATTCCTGGATCGTCGCCTCGGCGCTGGCGCCGGCGACCAAGCGCCTGCGTTATCTGGTGGCGGTGCGGCCGGGGCTGCAGTCGCCGGCGGTGGCGGCGCGCATGACCGCGACGCTGGACCGCATTTCCGACGGCCGGCTGCTCGTCAACATCGTCACCGGCGGCGACCCGGTCGAGAACAAGGGCGACGGCATCTTCCTGTCCCACGGCGAGCGCTACGAGATCACGCGTGAGTTCCTCGCCATCTATCGCGAACTGCTGGCCGGGCACACCGTCAATTACAAGGGCAAGCACCTGACCGTCGAAGACGGCAAGCTGCTGTTCGCCCCGGTGCAGGAGGGCGGCCCGCCGCTGTTCTTCGGCGGCTCGTCGGATGCCGGCATCGATGTCGCGGTGCAGACGGTCGACAAGTACCTGACCTGGGGCGAGCCGCCGGCGGAGGTCGCCGAGAAGGTCGCGCGGGTGCGCGCGGCGGCGGAGAAGGCCGGCCGCAAACTGTCTTTCGGAATCCGCCTCCATGTCATCGTCCGCGAGACCAACGAGGAAGCCTGGCGCGCCGCCGACGACCTGATCCGTCACGTCAGCGACGACACCATCGCCGCGGCGCAGAAGATCTTCGCCCGGATGGATTCGGAAGGGCAGCGCCGGATGTCGGAGCTCCATGGCGGCCGGCGCGACAAGCTCGAGATCAGCCCCAATCTGTGGGCCGGCGTCGGCCTGGTGCGCGGCGGCGCGGGTACCGCGCTGGTCGGCGATCCGCAGACGGTCGCGGCGCGGATCAAGGAGTATCAGGCGCTGGGCATCGATACCTTCATCCTGTCGGGCTATCCGCACCTGGAAGAGGCCTATCGCTTCGCCGAACTGGTGTTCCCGCTGCTGTCGCTGAGCCACACCACCATCGCGGCGCCGTCAAAGGTCAATACCGGCCCGTTCGGCGAGACCATCGCCAATGACGTCCGTCCGGTCCTCAAGCAGGCGGCGCAATCATGA
- a CDS encoding sulfonate ABC transporter substrate-binding protein yields MSGAAAQSQDKVLRIAVQKYGKLVLLKSKGSLDAKLKPLGYSVNWTEFPSGPPILEAINVGSIDFGNTGEAPPVFAQAAGAPIRYVAYEPPAPKGEAILVPKASALTKVAELKGKKVAFNRGSNVQYLVVKALEKAGLAYGDITPVFLAPADARAAFERGSVDAWAIWDPYQAAAEVALEARVLADGTGIVANTQFYLAAQKLLDTDPKVVDVVLDALREVDVWAQSDIHAVAEQLGPSVGLPVPVLELALKRQSYGIRPIDAATLAGQQQLADTFHKLGLIPKPINVSDIARKSGS; encoded by the coding sequence ATGTCCGGCGCGGCGGCGCAGTCCCAGGACAAGGTGCTGCGGATCGCAGTCCAGAAATACGGCAAGCTGGTGCTGCTCAAGAGCAAGGGCTCGCTCGACGCCAAGCTCAAGCCGCTCGGCTACAGCGTGAACTGGACCGAGTTTCCGTCCGGTCCGCCGATCCTCGAAGCCATCAATGTCGGCTCGATCGATTTCGGCAATACCGGCGAGGCGCCGCCGGTCTTCGCCCAGGCGGCCGGCGCGCCGATCCGCTACGTTGCCTATGAGCCGCCGGCGCCGAAGGGTGAGGCGATCCTGGTGCCGAAGGCAAGTGCGCTCACCAAGGTCGCGGAGCTCAAGGGCAAGAAGGTCGCCTTCAATCGCGGCTCCAACGTCCAGTATCTGGTGGTCAAGGCGCTGGAGAAGGCCGGCCTCGCCTATGGCGACATCACGCCGGTGTTCCTCGCCCCGGCCGATGCGCGTGCCGCCTTCGAACGCGGTTCGGTCGACGCCTGGGCGATCTGGGATCCGTACCAGGCGGCGGCCGAAGTGGCGCTGGAGGCCCGCGTGCTGGCGGACGGCACCGGCATCGTCGCCAACACCCAGTTCTATCTCGCCGCGCAGAAGCTGCTCGATACCGATCCCAAAGTGGTCGACGTCGTGCTCGATGCCCTGCGCGAGGTCGATGTCTGGGCGCAGTCCGACATCCATGCGGTCGCCGAACAGCTCGGCCCGTCCGTCGGGCTGCCGGTGCCGGTGCTCGAGCTCGCCCTCAAGCGCCAGTCCTACGGCATCAGGCCGATCGATGCCGCGACGCTCGCCGGGCAGCAGCAGCTCGCCGACACCTTCCACAAGCTCGGCCTCATTCCCAAGCCGATCAACGTTTCCGATATCGCACGAAAGTCCGGTTCATGA
- a CDS encoding acyl-CoA thioesterase, with the protein MTESPSAVTAVPAFEPDGELCIRTLAMPADTNANGDIFGGWLLSQMDVGGGIMASKVARSRTVTVSIEAMTFRKPVFVGDVVSVHCHAIRVGRTSLTVHVAAWVMRRNETRSILVTDGNFTYVAIDDHGRPHPVVREG; encoded by the coding sequence ATGACCGAATCCCCGTCCGCCGTCACCGCCGTTCCGGCTTTCGAGCCTGACGGCGAGCTCTGCATCCGCACCCTGGCGATGCCCGCCGACACCAACGCCAATGGCGACATCTTCGGCGGCTGGTTGCTGAGCCAGATGGATGTCGGCGGCGGCATCATGGCCTCGAAGGTCGCGCGCTCGCGCACCGTCACGGTGTCGATCGAGGCGATGACCTTTCGCAAGCCGGTGTTCGTCGGCGACGTCGTCTCGGTGCATTGCCACGCCATTCGCGTCGGCCGCACCTCGCTCACCGTGCACGTCGCCGCCTGGGTCATGCGCCGCAACGAGACCCGTTCGATCCTGGTGACCGATGGCAACTTCACCTATGTCGCCATCGATGATCACGGCCGTCCGCACCCGGTGGTGCGGGAGGGGTGA
- a CDS encoding 3-hydroxyacyl-CoA dehydrogenase NAD-binding domain-containing protein has translation MDSKIMTVFADRVLELGPPVAEPGRFRHFRLGRDADGIAWLVFDRAGAGANSLSAEVMEEFGEVLAAIEVERPAGLVLRSAKPSGFIAGADINEFRGASDPREVEAEIRRAHAVVDRLEALRMPTVAVIHGFCLGGGLEVALACNMRIAIDGARFGFPEVMLGLHPGLGGPARLTELINPTQAMTLMLTGKTVDARRAKALGLVDAVTAERHVRNAVRDAVFGRLRRARSGTLNALLNVAPLRRLLAGRMRTEAAKSAAKEHYPAPYALIDLWERHGGDKRAMLAAEPASFAGLMVTPTAQNLIRVFFLRERMKKLAGGDNRVRHVHVVGAGAMGGDIAAWCAYQGLRTSLADMKPEPIAGAIRRAAELYRKILRKPVDERDALDRLMPDLAGEGVRNADLVIEAVPEKLELKRQVYAALEARMKPDAILATNTSSIPLEELRASLARPERLVGLHFFNPVSRLQLVEVVSHDRADAQLLAAARAFVGTIDRLPLPVKSAPGFLVNRALTPYMLEAMIMLDEKVDKATIDAAAERFGMPMGPIELADQVGLDICLAVGDMLREKLGGGLPEAPAWLRDKVARGELGRKTGKGFYDWEGGTALKIPPTVQPTDEMTDRLILPMSNVCVACLREGIVDDADVVDGAMIFGTGYAPFRGGPLNYARSRGVAEVVAALQGLSNRYGERFTPDAGWDQFASSTSTAVQAQP, from the coding sequence ATGGACAGCAAGATCATGACCGTCTTCGCCGACCGCGTCCTCGAGCTCGGGCCGCCTGTCGCCGAGCCGGGGCGCTTCCGTCATTTCCGGCTCGGCCGCGATGCCGACGGCATCGCCTGGCTGGTCTTCGACCGGGCCGGCGCCGGCGCCAATTCGCTCTCCGCCGAGGTGATGGAGGAGTTCGGCGAGGTGCTCGCCGCGATCGAGGTCGAGCGGCCCGCCGGCCTCGTCCTGCGCTCGGCCAAGCCGTCCGGTTTCATCGCCGGTGCCGACATCAACGAATTCCGCGGCGCCAGCGATCCCCGCGAGGTCGAGGCGGAGATCCGCCGCGCCCATGCGGTGGTCGACCGTCTCGAAGCCCTGCGCATGCCGACGGTGGCGGTGATCCACGGCTTCTGCCTCGGCGGCGGCCTCGAAGTGGCGCTCGCCTGCAACATGCGGATCGCCATCGACGGCGCCCGCTTCGGCTTTCCCGAAGTGATGCTGGGCCTGCATCCCGGCCTCGGCGGCCCGGCGCGGCTGACCGAACTGATCAACCCGACCCAGGCGATGACCCTGATGCTCACCGGCAAGACCGTCGACGCCCGCCGCGCCAAGGCGCTCGGGCTGGTCGACGCGGTCACCGCCGAGCGCCACGTCCGCAACGCGGTGCGCGATGCCGTGTTCGGCCGGCTGCGCCGGGCGAGGTCGGGTACGCTCAATGCCCTGCTCAATGTCGCCCCGCTACGCCGCCTGCTCGCCGGCAGGATGCGCACCGAGGCGGCCAAGTCGGCGGCGAAGGAGCATTATCCGGCGCCCTATGCGCTGATCGACCTGTGGGAGCGCCACGGCGGCGACAAGCGGGCGATGCTCGCGGCCGAGCCGGCATCCTTCGCCGGGTTGATGGTGACGCCGACGGCGCAGAATCTGATCCGGGTGTTCTTCCTGCGCGAGCGCATGAAGAAGCTCGCCGGCGGCGACAACCGCGTGCGCCACGTCCATGTCGTGGGCGCCGGCGCCATGGGCGGCGACATCGCCGCCTGGTGCGCCTATCAGGGCCTGCGCACCAGCCTCGCCGACATGAAGCCGGAGCCGATCGCCGGCGCAATCCGCCGCGCCGCCGAGCTTTACCGCAAGATCCTGCGCAAACCGGTCGACGAGCGCGACGCGCTCGATCGCCTGATGCCCGATCTCGCCGGCGAGGGCGTGCGCAACGCCGACCTCGTCATCGAAGCCGTGCCGGAGAAGCTCGAGCTCAAGCGGCAGGTGTATGCCGCGCTCGAGGCGCGGATGAAGCCGGACGCCATTCTCGCCACCAATACCTCGAGCATTCCGCTCGAGGAGCTGCGGGCCTCGCTGGCGCGGCCGGAGCGTCTCGTCGGCCTGCATTTCTTCAACCCGGTATCGCGGCTCCAGCTGGTCGAGGTGGTCAGCCACGACCGCGCCGATGCGCAGCTGCTCGCCGCCGCCCGCGCCTTCGTCGGCACGATCGATCGCCTGCCGCTGCCGGTGAAGAGCGCGCCGGGCTTCCTCGTCAACCGCGCGCTGACGCCGTACATGCTGGAAGCCATGATCATGCTCGACGAGAAGGTCGACAAGGCGACCATCGACGCCGCGGCGGAGCGCTTCGGCATGCCGATGGGGCCGATCGAGCTCGCCGACCAGGTCGGGCTCGATATCTGTCTCGCCGTCGGCGACATGCTGCGCGAAAAGCTCGGCGGCGGCCTGCCCGAGGCGCCGGCCTGGCTGCGCGACAAGGTCGCGCGCGGCGAGCTCGGCCGCAAGACCGGCAAGGGCTTCTACGACTGGGAAGGCGGCACGGCGCTGAAGATCCCCCCGACCGTGCAGCCGACCGACGAAATGACCGACCGCCTGATCCTGCCGATGTCCAATGTCTGCGTCGCCTGCCTGCGCGAGGGCATCGTCGACGATGCCGACGTGGTCGACGGCGCCATGATCTTCGGCACCGGCTATGCGCCGTTCCGCGGCGGTCCGCTCAACTATGCCCGCAGCCGCGGCGTCGCCGAGGTGGTCGCGGCGCTGCAGGGGCTCTCCAACCGTTACGGCGAGCGGTTCACGCCCGATGCCGGCTGGGACCAGTTCGCCTCCTCGACCAGCACCGCAGTACAGGCACAGCCATGA
- a CDS encoding acetyl-CoA C-acetyltransferase: MTRPVYIVDGSRTPFLKARSGPGPFTPVDLAVQCGRPLLARQPFAPTAFDQVILGCVNVIADEMNPARVAALRLGMGEDMVAFTVQINCGSGMQSIDTAYRYIQQGKGEMILAGGAEALSHAPLVWPQQGVRWFAGLATAKGALAKLAAIARARPAYFKPVIGLERGLTDPVTDLNMGQTAEKVGHLFGITRAEADAYAVESHKRLARAQAEGWLKGEVETAFDRRGQFYDHDDGVRPDSSVEKLATLKPAFERPWGQVTPGNSSQITDGASWVILASDEALRKHGLTPKAVIVDSQWSALDPSIMGLGPVLAATALLKRNNLTIHDVETWELNEAFASQVLGCLKAWEDERFCREILQLDGAAGAIDRARLNVDGGAISLGHPVGTSGNRIVLHLVNAMKRLGTRRGLATECIGGGLGGAMLIETV; the protein is encoded by the coding sequence ATGACACGTCCGGTCTACATCGTCGACGGCAGCCGCACGCCGTTTCTCAAGGCGCGCAGCGGTCCGGGTCCGTTCACGCCGGTGGATCTCGCCGTGCAATGCGGCCGGCCGCTGCTGGCGCGCCAGCCGTTCGCGCCCACCGCCTTCGACCAGGTCATCCTCGGCTGCGTCAACGTCATCGCCGACGAGATGAACCCGGCGCGGGTCGCGGCGCTGCGGCTCGGCATGGGCGAGGACATGGTCGCCTTCACCGTGCAGATCAATTGCGGCTCCGGCATGCAGTCGATCGACACCGCCTATCGCTATATCCAGCAGGGCAAGGGCGAGATGATCCTCGCCGGCGGCGCCGAGGCGCTGAGCCATGCCCCGCTGGTCTGGCCGCAGCAGGGCGTGCGCTGGTTCGCCGGTCTCGCCACCGCCAAGGGGGCGCTCGCCAAGCTCGCCGCCATTGCCCGGGCACGGCCGGCTTATTTCAAGCCGGTGATCGGGCTGGAGCGCGGCCTGACCGATCCGGTCACCGACCTCAACATGGGCCAGACCGCGGAGAAGGTCGGCCACCTGTTCGGCATCACCCGGGCCGAAGCCGACGCCTATGCGGTGGAGAGCCACAAGCGGCTCGCCCGCGCCCAGGCCGAGGGCTGGCTCAAGGGCGAGGTCGAGACCGCGTTCGATCGCCGTGGGCAGTTCTATGATCACGACGACGGCGTGCGGCCGGATTCCAGCGTCGAGAAGCTCGCAACCCTCAAGCCCGCCTTCGAGCGGCCCTGGGGCCAGGTGACGCCCGGCAATTCCTCGCAGATCACCGACGGCGCGTCCTGGGTGATCCTCGCCTCGGACGAGGCGCTGAGGAAACATGGCCTCACCCCCAAGGCGGTGATCGTCGACAGCCAGTGGTCGGCGCTCGATCCCTCGATCATGGGGCTCGGCCCGGTGCTCGCCGCCACCGCGCTGCTCAAGCGCAACAATCTCACCATCCACGACGTCGAGACCTGGGAGCTGAACGAGGCCTTCGCCAGCCAGGTGCTGGGCTGCCTCAAGGCCTGGGAGGACGAGCGCTTCTGCCGCGAAATTCTCCAGCTCGACGGCGCGGCCGGCGCCATCGATCGGGCGCGTCTCAACGTCGATGGCGGTGCCATCAGCCTCGGCCATCCGGTCGGTACCTCGGGCAATCGCATCGTGCTGCATCTCGTCAACGCCATGAAACGGCTCGGCACCAGGCGGGGTCTCGCCACCGAATGCATCGGCGGCGGGCTCGGCGGCGCCATGCTGATCGAGACGGTGTGA
- a CDS encoding acyl-CoA dehydrogenase, with protein MASFSFRRDVISRPIFAWARKVMPEMSSTEREALEAGDVWWDADLFTGTPDWDKLLAYPPATLTDEEQVFLDGPVNELCAMLDDWRINWEWRDLPPEVWDFVKRHKFFGMIVPKEFGGLGFSPYAHSEVVRKVSTRSCAAAVTVMVPNSLGPGELLLRFGTPEQRQRWLPRLADGRDIPCFGLTSPEAGSDAAAMVDSGIVCKGMFEGREVLGLRLNWHKRYITLGPVATLLGLAFKAYDPDRLLGGAEDLGITLALVPTGLPGVEIGRRHLPAMQVFQNGPNRGRDVFVPLDFVIGGRARIGEGWKMLMTALAAGRGISLPSLSAAAAAYVARTTGAYARIREQFNVPIGRFEGIEEPLARIAGTAYLLDAARRLTCAALNQGHHPAVISGIMKLHATERMRVVVDDAMDIHGGKAVIDGPQNYMGSLYRAVPVGITVEGANILTRNLIVFGQGAIRAHPHLLTEMTALADADPARGLEAFDTAFWAHVGHTFANAFRALGRNWTGGLFAPAPEAGEATRFYRQLSRHAAAFALCADMALATLGGALKRREMLSARFGDILSELYLLSAALKRWHDEGRQPDDFAALEWCMASGLKTIELRLADILANLPNRFVAVLLKLIVQPFGPRAASPSDSLIHRLAQLILEPSAARDRLTPNIAHVDDDRGLARLERAFALVTANEDIVKKLRTARIRDWRAALRNGVIGEAEAERLEAAEKAVAGVIAVDDFAAEELAPSTARYHDRSDPQDLTTRAAS; from the coding sequence ATGGCCTCGTTTTCCTTCCGTCGCGACGTCATCAGCCGGCCGATCTTCGCCTGGGCGCGCAAGGTCATGCCGGAGATGTCGAGCACCGAACGCGAGGCGCTCGAGGCGGGCGACGTCTGGTGGGACGCCGATCTCTTCACCGGCACGCCCGACTGGGACAAGCTGCTGGCCTATCCGCCGGCGACGCTGACGGACGAAGAGCAGGTTTTTCTCGACGGCCCGGTCAACGAGCTCTGCGCCATGCTCGACGACTGGCGGATCAATTGGGAGTGGCGCGACCTGCCGCCGGAGGTCTGGGACTTCGTCAAGCGCCACAAGTTCTTCGGCATGATCGTTCCGAAGGAGTTCGGCGGGCTCGGCTTCTCGCCTTATGCCCATTCCGAAGTGGTGCGCAAGGTCTCGACCCGGTCCTGCGCCGCCGCGGTCACCGTCATGGTGCCCAATTCCCTCGGCCCCGGCGAACTCCTGCTGCGCTTCGGCACGCCCGAGCAGCGGCAGCGCTGGCTGCCGCGCCTCGCCGACGGCCGCGACATTCCCTGTTTTGGCCTGACCAGCCCGGAGGCCGGGTCGGACGCCGCCGCGATGGTCGACAGCGGCATCGTCTGCAAGGGGATGTTCGAGGGGCGCGAGGTGCTCGGCCTGCGGCTCAACTGGCACAAGCGCTACATCACCCTCGGACCGGTGGCGACGCTGCTCGGGCTCGCCTTCAAGGCCTATGATCCCGATCGCCTGCTCGGCGGCGCCGAGGACCTCGGCATCACCCTCGCCCTGGTCCCGACCGGCCTGCCCGGGGTGGAGATCGGCCGGCGGCATCTGCCGGCGATGCAGGTGTTCCAGAACGGGCCGAACCGGGGCCGCGACGTCTTCGTGCCGCTCGATTTCGTCATCGGCGGCCGCGCCCGCATCGGTGAAGGCTGGAAGATGCTGATGACGGCGCTCGCCGCCGGGCGCGGCATCTCGCTGCCGTCGCTGTCGGCGGCAGCGGCGGCCTATGTCGCCCGCACCACCGGCGCCTATGCGCGCATCCGCGAGCAGTTCAACGTGCCGATCGGCCGGTTCGAGGGCATCGAGGAGCCGCTCGCGCGCATCGCCGGCACCGCCTATCTGCTCGATGCCGCGCGCCGCCTGACCTGCGCCGCGCTCAACCAGGGCCACCATCCGGCGGTGATCTCCGGCATCATGAAGCTGCATGCCACCGAGCGCATGCGCGTCGTCGTGGACGACGCCATGGACATCCACGGCGGCAAGGCGGTGATCGACGGACCGCAGAACTACATGGGCAGTCTCTATCGCGCGGTGCCGGTCGGCATCACCGTGGAGGGCGCCAATATCCTCACCCGCAACCTCATCGTCTTCGGTCAGGGCGCGATCCGCGCGCACCCCCATCTGCTGACCGAGATGACCGCGCTGGCGGATGCCGACCCGGCGCGCGGGCTCGAGGCCTTCGACACGGCGTTCTGGGCTCATGTCGGCCACACCTTCGCCAATGCCTTCCGGGCGCTCGGCCGCAACTGGACCGGCGGCCTGTTCGCGCCGGCGCCGGAGGCGGGCGAGGCGACGCGCTTCTATCGCCAGCTGTCGCGCCATGCCGCGGCTTTCGCGCTGTGCGCCGACATGGCGCTGGCGACGCTCGGCGGCGCCCTCAAGCGCAGGGAGATGCTGTCGGCCCGGTTCGGCGACATCCTGTCCGAACTCTACCTGTTGTCGGCCGCGCTGAAGCGCTGGCACGACGAAGGCCGCCAGCCGGACGACTTCGCGGCGCTGGAATGGTGCATGGCGAGCGGGCTGAAGACGATCGAGCTCCGCCTTGCCGACATTCTCGCCAACCTGCCCAACCGTTTCGTCGCCGTCCTGCTCAAGCTGATCGTGCAGCCCTTCGGCCCGCGCGCCGCCTCGCCCTCGGACAGCCTGATCCATCGCCTGGCGCAGCTCATTCTCGAACCGTCGGCGGCGCGCGATCGCCTCACCCCCAACATCGCCCATGTCGACGACGACCGCGGTCTCGCCCGGCTGGAACGGGCCTTTGCCCTCGTCACCGCCAACGAGGACATCGTCAAAAAACTGCGGACGGCGCGGATTCGCGACTGGCGCGCGGCGTTGCGCAATGGTGTGATCGGCGAGGCCGAGGCGGAACGGCTGGAGGCGGCGGAGAAGGCGGTGGCCGGCGTCATCGCGGTGGACGACTTCGCCGCCGAGGAACTGGCACCGTCGACGGCGCGCTATCACGATCGTTCCGATCCTCAGGACCTTACCACGCGGGCTGCAAGCTGA
- a CDS encoding flavin reductase family protein — protein MSRDFHVYEPVQGHGLRHDPFNAIIGPRPIGWISSCDKEGRVNLAPYSFFNAFNYKPPIIGFSSIGKKDSIRNVMETGEFVWNLATRELATRMNATAAHVPPGVDEFDIAGLTKVPGRLVRPPRVGESPAAMECKVLQIVQLQDKEGNKVPSWLTLGEVVAVYIDRALIKDGVYQTAQAHPILRAGRMGDYAEITPEIMFEMARPD, from the coding sequence ATGTCCCGCGACTTCCACGTCTACGAGCCCGTCCAGGGCCATGGCCTGCGCCACGATCCGTTCAACGCCATCATCGGGCCGCGGCCGATCGGCTGGATCTCGTCCTGCGACAAGGAGGGCAGGGTCAATCTCGCGCCCTACAGCTTCTTCAACGCCTTCAACTACAAGCCGCCGATCATCGGCTTCTCCAGCATCGGCAAGAAGGATTCGATCCGGAACGTGATGGAGACCGGCGAGTTCGTCTGGAACCTCGCCACCAGGGAGCTCGCCACCCGGATGAACGCCACCGCCGCCCATGTGCCGCCGGGGGTCGACGAATTCGACATCGCCGGCCTCACCAAGGTGCCGGGCCGGCTGGTGCGCCCGCCGCGGGTCGGCGAGAGCCCGGCGGCGATGGAATGCAAGGTGCTGCAGATCGTCCAGCTCCAGGACAAGGAGGGCAACAAGGTGCCGTCCTGGCTGACGCTCGGCGAAGTGGTCGCGGTCTATATCGATCGCGCCCTGATCAAGGACGGCGTCTACCAGACCGCGCAGGCGCACCCGATCCTGCGAGCGGGCCGGATGGGCGACTATGCCGAGATCACCCCCGAGATCATGTTCGAGATGGCGCGGCCGGACTGA